The genomic interval GGATGCCTCCTACTTTAACACAAAGCAGTTGGGCAGTTATGTGACACTTGTTCAGGTATGAAACCATACAAATAATTAGCAATCACATGTTACATtccataattttttgtattaaatattttataattaatataatggaATTATGCAGGCATGGATTTATGAGCACTTCTCGGGCATGGGAAGAAGGGATATTAATCCCTCATATGACGAGGTACATCCGCGGGCAGCACGATACATTGTTGCCCATCAGATTTGTGCGGTTGGTGATGTGCGGGTGCAGTTGGATGGGCTCACACACGATGACGTCATCTGGACTCCATATGAGGACCACAGATTGAGCAGGCCATTTGAGACCATTTATTTATTCTCGGGTCACCTACGATTGGGCAGCTTATCACAGAGACATATGCCCGAGCGTGTGTTGCGCCAATTTGGCTACGAGCAGAGCATTCCACCATCACCGATGCCAATTGAGAGTCCTGGTGCACATGTCATTGATCAAAGGTGGTTGCAATTTGATCACCACTTGGTGACAGGTTTGACAGCTGCTTCTAGTCCATCTGCATATGTTCCTGAGTACATGTCTTGGTTCAGGACGGTGTCACACCCATACATTCGCAGAGGTGAGCTTGGAGATCGACCCAGTGTTGTACCACGTCGTCGCCTTCGTAGTACAAATGTTGAGCAGGCAGGTCTCTCGTCTCAAGATGAGCGTGCACATtcgtaagtttttttttttattgttatgtgattaaacaatatatttgagaagtttaatttattttgaagttgGTGCAGGGTATATTTAGGCGCATTGTTAGTATTCTCCAACGCATGATAGATTGTCGTCAGGTCACTGAAGGCACTGCGCATATGAGAGTACAGAGGCAACACTGCATTTAGCCCGAAGCGTGACAGATGAAGGGGCGGTGTACACTAGACGATCACGTAATGTTCGGGGACGTCGTTGATATTTTGTTTACTTACAtgattgtaataataataactttgtATGTGTGCAATAtggtttaattaatttatgttgtagtgttttctattttatttttatctgacATAAACACGAATTCGTTATGAATCGGAAATgaagtaataaattatgaatcagaagttaagtaataaattatgaataagaACCCCACATTATAAATTATGTCTACATCAATCGTCTCCAAGGTTCACATATGTCAGACTAATACTAATTAATTGGGTAAAAGATTGCATCCTACCAACGTAATATGATGACCATGACCTTGCCTCTGGGTAACAATGTGTACACCATAAAATGTCAGCGGTAGGTATGGGACAATCATCAACCATTTTTACCTGCACAAAGTGTGAATCATATACATGACCAATACATAGTAATCGGTGTAGACCAACATCGGTAGAGGGTGCAGTATGCAATGGGAAAATAgtaatattttgtttcaaaGACAAACAAACTAAGATAATATTGTATCTGCTTGCTATTAAGTATCCCATATCCGGTATTGTCATCCATTTGTCAACACTAGCCTGCAAAATACAATAATGAAATTAGATAACATACAAGTTCAATTAATCAATGCACATGACTCTTATGAATATACACTTACCACTGACAACTCATCCATTAGTAGGGATCTCTTGATATGTTCTACCCGTTGATGACCACCTAATAATGTTGCGTATTCTTCACGCCACTGAgatatttctttaaataaatctattctgATAAGTGGCCATGACTCTTCACCCATCCCCAACAAGGAGGCAATAGCACGAAACCCACAATGTCCATCCGCTTTAACATCTATTACATCGAAAATATAAGGGTGACATTTCGGATGAAATTGATTAAGCATGGGAATTGCATTGGTGTTGGTCGTCACCTTTCCCTTAGGAGTCTTCAAAGATGATGAGCTATCATTTACAATATGGATACGATCTACATGCTCAAAATATGAAGGGATGCGTTTTGTAGATCTCTGAAATTTGTTTGTTTGGCTCTTTTGGGATCCTTTTGTCTTGACTACATTAAGTGGTGCACATAATGTTGTCATGTCTGGGTAGGCAATTTCACGCAACTTGTTTTTAATTGTCACTTTGCCACACATGTCAACCTATTTGAACCGGGATAGAATGACATCCCATTCTTGTTGAATTGACAACTCAGATGATGAATCACATTCAGATAAATCTGAAAAGCTTAGTCTCGTCCACATAACATGAACTTCATTAAGAGGAATGACACCCATAGCATATCTGGCTAATTGACAAGCACATGGTAATCCGTGAGTTCGTCTAAGTACACATCCACAACATTCACTATCAAACCCCACATCATTGACCTGATCAAACTCTTCAGCAATGAGAATCAAAGCATGTTTAGATACAAAGCCAACCAACATCTTGTACAACTACACATTGAATGTGTGTCCTATCACATGTAGACTCATTTCAAAGGATGCCTTGATTTCGTTATGTTGAAGTATAATAACATGCTTGATAGCATCCCAACATGAGCACAAGTCTCCCATGCTATTTTGTAATATTCGTTTCAAAGACCAATGAGCTGATTCAACCTTGTATaagtataaaacataaaacaattagACGTTATACATGTTCTAAACAAAGTAAAGGCATTGATATACCTGTTTGATGTTGTATTTCCCAAATGCATTAATGAATCTGTCCAACACTTTACAAATTTTTCTTTGTGCGGAATAATCCATGTGTTCTTCACATATTCAACAAGTAATGGCAACGGTGAACAAATAGTTTCAAAACTTTTAACAAACTCATCAAATTGAGCAATATCTGTACAATCAATGATAGTCCTCCATGAATCCATCACAACTTCCCAGGCCTCGACAGAATCAACCAACATTTTACAGTTTGCTTTAACATTCTTATTGATATGAAACCGACAAAGAAGGTTTCTTGCTTTAGGAAACACAATATTGATGGCACTCATCAAAGCAAGATCTCTATCACAAACAATGACTTCAGGCCCCATATGCGATGTCAAAAGTGACCCTTTAAATTTTTGTAGTGCCCATATGAAGTTCTTTTCCTTCTCGCTAGATAAGAATGCAAAACCAGCAGAAAAGGACAAACCTGTACAAGTCACACCAATAATCTCAAGCAAAGGTAGTCGatacttgtttgttttgtaagtCGTATCCATCAAGAATACAATGTTAAATGCATTCAAAAGTTTCACAGCATTAGGATGAGtccaaaaaatatcactaaCAATATTGGAAGACTCATGACACGTACTCCAGTGAAGATAGTTGTCACGGTCTAACAACATCATTAACTGTTGTAATTCAGTTCGTGGTCCTCTAACTGATCTCTTGTATGAGTATCTTGCATTGTATACTTGCTTTATTGTTGTCATATTATCCTCATTATTCTCCTTCAAAGTACGTAGTATGCTACTCGGTTTAACCATGTTTTTAGTCATATCAACAAGCATGGAATGTTCATTCGCTTTTAATTTGTCCGCATATGGATGACCAACTAATGTATCATACAAATCATGATTATGAGTACCACATATTACCTTAAGTACCCAACATTGACCCTTTCCAATAGGTTTACCTCGCAATTTAAAGGGACATTGACATTTTCGAGTACCAGTTACAGTAACCTCCAAACCATCCTTATACTTTCTGTAACTACCCCCCTTTCATAACCTAACAAGACATATGTTTTTCTCCCTTGCTTCCCATTTGCTATGTCAGACCTAATAATGACAATAACAAAACCAAGTCTATAAGCAACCCTACGGACCCATTCAAGTAAGTCTTCTCGCGAAGGAAAAACCTACACAAAGTTATTCCAACAATATTACAAAAGCACTTCTTCAAATTATAAAGCAATAAACATAAAtagaatgaaattttattcacCTCATCTGTTGTAAAATGAGTACCATAATCCTCTTCAACTAATTCATGTTGATGCACaaaattcattaattcttccaTATATATCATTTCTACTTCATCCGATCTTTTTGTAATCAATCCAACCTCCATGTCCATACTTACACCTTCattcataaaacataaatttctattttattctaatttacATAAATTCACACAACtatgcaaaataaaaacaacattcaaTTACCCTTCCAGATAGTGTAATCCATAAGTAAAATAGTACCTTCCAGATTAGATAATCCGTAATGCATTTCTCAACTTCAAAGTGACTTTCGGATTGtttaatccataagtcaaattaaaacagcaaattgcattccggattacataatccataagtcatATTTAAAGTTCTAAAATGACTTCTGAATTACGTAATCCATAGTTCATTTCTTACCGGATTACACAATCCGGAAAAGTGAGTATGTTTGTTCTGGATCCGATTTACCCCCGATTTAACTAATCCGGAACACTTTAATGTTGTCTTACGGATTGTAAAAACATTCCGGATTATAGGGGTGGATAACATGAAGTTCATTGCACGGATTATACAATCCGGTGATCTAGCGAATTAACCCAATCCGGAGAAATAAGTGTTTAAAGCACGAAGACTTACCTACGAACGGAGAATATGAGCCGTGAAGACCATCCACCACAGCAACAGCAACAGCACCACCACCACGGTTACCACCACAAGCACCACTATCACCACCGGCAAGCACCAAGCACCAAACACCAAGCACCAAACACCTTCGTTTTCACTATGCGAAGAAAGGTAAaacaaattttctatttttatctttttttactgAAGGAcaatttt from Phaseolus vulgaris cultivar G19833 chromosome 1, P. vulgaris v2.0, whole genome shotgun sequence carries:
- the LOC137815965 gene encoding uncharacterized protein, with the translated sequence MCGKVTIKNKLREIAYPDMTTLCAPLNVVKTKGSQKSQTNKFQRSTKRIPSYFEHVDRIHIVNDSSSSLKTPKGKVTTNTNAIPMLNQFHPKCHPYIFDVIDVKADGHCGFRAIASLLGMGEESWPLIRIDLFKEISQWREEYATLLGGHQRVEHIKRSLLMDELSVASVDKWMTIPDMGYLIASRYNIILVKMVDDCPIPTADILWCTHCYPEARSWSSYYVGRMQSFTQLISISLTYVNLGDD
- the LOC137815966 gene encoding uncharacterized protein, whose translation is MDIPKSWNCISREDFEVQLNMLKIVISRCLVLGVWCLVLAGGDSGACGGNRGGGAVAVAVVDGLHGSYSPFVGVSMDMEVGLITKRSDEVEMIYMEELMNFVHQHELVEEDYGTHFTTDEVFPSREDLLEWVRRVAYRLGFVIVIIRSDIANGKQGRKTYVLLVGHPYADKLKANEHSMLVDMTKNMVKPSSILRTLKENNEDNMTTIKQVYNARYSYKRSVRGPRTELQQLMMLLDRDNYLHWSTCHESSNIVSDIFWTHPNAVKLLNAFNIVFLMDTTYKTNKYRLPLLEIIGVTCTGLSFSAGFAFLSSEKEKNFIWALQKFKGSLLTSHMGPEVIVCDRDLALMSAINIVFPKARNLLCRFHINKNVKANCKMLVDSVEAWEVVMDSWRTIIDCTDIAQFDEFVKSFETICSPLPLLVEYVKNTWIIPHKEKFLYKMLVGFVSKHALILIAEEFDQVNDVGFDSECCGCVLRRTHGLPCACQLARYAMGVIPLNEVHVMWTRLSFSDLSECDSSSELSIQQEWDVILSRFK